In the Paramormyrops kingsleyae isolate MSU_618 chromosome 6, PKINGS_0.4, whole genome shotgun sequence genome, one interval contains:
- the LOC111859110 gene encoding tumor necrosis factor receptor superfamily member 14-like produces MAWITLCIVPGTFVLLSLMASGQKCGPAEYESHDAECCPMCGIGMIVLKDCTSDSSTTCRPCVDQTYMDEPNGLKRCSQCKICDSGQGLYVFRKCTTISNTVCDVLDGFYCGAFSGDNECSFALKHKSCLPGQKIETPGSKTRDVECEDCPSGSYSTQGVNCTPWTSCNDDEEKIEDGSKQKDVVCQKSPERYRISLYFAITLFLIALIGLFLLLYAKDNLILKHPVQESDRKRKTGRTRSCDNNEAT; encoded by the exons ATGGCCTGGATTACGTTATGTATTGTACCTGG GACCTTTGTCTTGTTGTCTCTGATGGCTTCTGGACAAAAATGTGGCCCCGCAGAATACGAAAGTCACGATGCTGAATGCTGTCCCATGTGTGGAATAG GTATGATTGTCTTGAAAGACTGCACATCGGATTCAAGCACAACATGCAGACCTTGTGTTGACCAAACATATATGGATGAACCTAATGGTCTGAAACGCTGCTCTCAGTGCAAAATTTGTGATTCAG GGCAAGGGCTTTATGTCTTCAGAAAATGTACCACAATTAGCAACACAGTCTGTGATGTTCTGGATGGATTTTATTGTGGAGCATTTTCAGGAGATAATGAATGCAGCTTCGCATTAAAACACAAGTCTTGTCTCCCTGGTCAGAAGATTGAAACACCAG GATCAAAGACGAGAGATGTGGAGTGTGAGGATTGTCCATCCGGCTCTTACTCAACACAGGGTGTAAATTGTACACCATGGACAAG CTGTAATGATGATGAGGAGAAGATTGAAGATGGAAGCAAACAGAAAGACGTTGTTTGCCAAAAATCACCCGAAAGATACAGAATTTCTCTGTATTTTGCCATCACATTATTTCTGATTGCTTTAATTGGATTATTTCTGTTACTTTATGCAAAAG ATAATTTAATATTGAAG CATCCAGTACAAGAATCAGACAGAAAGCGAAAGACAGGCAGAACGAGATCCTG tgACAACAATGAAGCTACGTGA
- the LOC111840030 gene encoding tumor necrosis factor receptor superfamily member 14-like isoform X2, giving the protein MLNFKGFIPAVTVILMVLNWNLCYSCNQAEYEIGGECCPVCPQGSRVYKHCTGQSSTSCVPCVGLTYTDEPNGLTKCKPCTVCDQGLGLKTVRACTSSSDTVCGVLEGHYCINPYKGGCRAANKHTACKPGQFIQQPGTEYIDTVCEDCSDYSYSDGSFTSCKPHTEIQPRIVVPKSPEVEDDDVTKTHRGAA; this is encoded by the exons ATGTTGAATTTTAAAGGTTTCATACCTGCT GTGACTGTGATACTCATGGTTCTTAACTGGAATCTCTGTTATTCGTGTAACCAGGCTGAGTATGAAATAGGTGGTGAGTGCTGTCCTGTGTGTCCTCAAG GAAGTAGAGTTTACAAACACTGTACAGGGCAGTCCAGCACTTCCTGTGTTCCATGTGTTGGATTGACTTACACAGATGAGCCAAACGGTTTGACCAAATGCAAACCATGTACTGTCTGTGACCAGG GCCTTGGATTGAAAACAGTGAGGGCATGTACATCATCTTCAGATACAGTGTGTGGGGTCCTGGAAGGGCACTATTGTATTAATCCATATAAGGGAGGGTGCAGGGCAGCCAATAAACACACAGCCTGCAAACCTGGACAGTTCATCCAACAGCCTG gAACAGAATACATTGATACAGTATGTGAGGACTGCAGTGATTATTCATACTCTGATGGCTCTTTTACATCCTGTAAACCACACACAGA GATACAACCCCGGATTGTGGTGCCAAAGTCACCAGAA GTAGAAGATGACGATGTGACAAAAACCCACAGAGGAGCCGCCTGA
- the LOC111840030 gene encoding tumor necrosis factor receptor superfamily member 14-like isoform X1, with product MLNFKGFIPAVTVILMVLNWNLCYSCNQAEYEIGGECCPVCPQGSRVYKHCTGQSSTSCVPCVGLTYTDEPNGLTKCKPCTVCDQGLGLKTVRACTSSSDTVCGVLEGHYCINPYKGGCRAANKHTACKPGQFIQQPGTEYIDTVCEDCSDYSYSDGSFTSCKPHTDCESRGLVTVKAGDQAADSKCGEKSNTALTVIIIIIAIATSAAVIAAVTYRRRRRRKKITCTWIQPRIVVPKSPEVEDDDVTKTHRGAA from the exons ATGTTGAATTTTAAAGGTTTCATACCTGCT GTGACTGTGATACTCATGGTTCTTAACTGGAATCTCTGTTATTCGTGTAACCAGGCTGAGTATGAAATAGGTGGTGAGTGCTGTCCTGTGTGTCCTCAAG GAAGTAGAGTTTACAAACACTGTACAGGGCAGTCCAGCACTTCCTGTGTTCCATGTGTTGGATTGACTTACACAGATGAGCCAAACGGTTTGACCAAATGCAAACCATGTACTGTCTGTGACCAGG GCCTTGGATTGAAAACAGTGAGGGCATGTACATCATCTTCAGATACAGTGTGTGGGGTCCTGGAAGGGCACTATTGTATTAATCCATATAAGGGAGGGTGCAGGGCAGCCAATAAACACACAGCCTGCAAACCTGGACAGTTCATCCAACAGCCTG gAACAGAATACATTGATACAGTATGTGAGGACTGCAGTGATTATTCATACTCTGATGGCTCTTTTACATCCTGTAAACCACACACAGA CTGTGAATCCAGAGGACTTGTCACAGTTAAAGCAGGAGACCAAGCAGCTGATTCTAAATGTGGAGAGAAAAGTAACACTGCATTGAcagttataataattataattgctATAGCCACATCAGCAGCAGTAATAGCAGCAGTAACATatagaagaagaagaagaagaaaaaaaattacctgcaCATG GATACAACCCCGGATTGTGGTGCCAAAGTCACCAGAA GTAGAAGATGACGATGTGACAAAAACCCACAGAGGAGCCGCCTGA